The region AAGGGAACGAATTGTCATCATCTGTAGCAGAGACAATATTGAAATTCCCTACTTAACTCCAACACACTCTGAATCAGGAGAGTTCAATTTACCAACATGGCGAACCTTTCGTGATGTAACTTCTGATTTAAAAGAATCGGATCAAACTTACATTCAGTTCCCTGAAAAAAGATTAAAATACTATCGAATGTTAAAAGAAGATCAGTATTGGAAACACTTACCAATAGAAATACAAAAAGAAGCAATGGGCAAAAGTTTTTATTCTGGCGGCGGACGAACTGGTTTTTTACGAAGATTGGCTTGGAATAAACCGGCACCTACATTGGTTACAAATCCTGCAATGCCTGCCACTGATTTGGCACATCCAAAATGGAACAGGCCTCTAAGCATCCAAGAATACAAACGCATTCAAGAATTCCCGGATGATTATGAATTTTTTGGAACGATTGTCAGCCAATACAGACAAATAGGAAATGCTGTTCCCATAAGCCTTGGTTATCATATAGGGAAGATGATTTTAAATTTACTCAACCGAAAACAAATCAGTAAAAAATATGATGATTTTAAATTTTCTCGTTATATGAAAACCGACCATACTTCCTTCAAACAGGAATTTGTTAAAAAAACACAAAAAAGGGAGCTATCAAAAACAAAATAACTTAACTGATCATTTTGCTGAATTGAAATGGACAAGTTTTTCCCAATCGATGGCACCATCGGCCTTACAAAAATCCTTCCCAAATTCAATGGTAAACTTATTGATCATTTTAGCATAGGCCTCTTGATACAAATCATCGTTAGTTTTTGCTGTATGACCCAATGGTTCGATCAATTCGGAATACAATTCTTCTTCACCTGAAATAAATTCCCAAAACCTTTGGCCACAAAGTTTTAAATAATCCCCTTTATCTGGTTTGTTATCTCTACCATAACAACAGCCATTAATAGCCTTAACAATTAATCCGGAATTACTGGTTCTTAATGTTTTGGCAGCCGTTTTAAAGTCGGATTCCATTTTTTTGATTTGGCTGCTATTCCCCCAGTTTGGCCCAGATTTGATAGAGACCAAATAACGAATCTGATCTAAGTCAAATTCTAAATCAATCCCCGTGATCCCTGATTTTTTCCCACCATAAACTTGAGCATTTACATAAATTGCAAGTTCCTCAAGCCAATCTCCAAAAATACCTTCTTCTGCAGATGAAATATGAGCATCGATTAAACTTTTTATAATTTGTTCTGAAGTGAGTTGGTATTTTGCTTTGAATAAATATGGATTTTTTCTTCTTAAAACTTTATCCAATTTGAGAGTATCTAAACTTTGAATCCTTTTTTTATGAAAGGTTCCAATATTATTGGATACGTAATCTAAAACAAGGTTTAGAAGTGTTTGATTCATGGGTAACATCACGATCGTTAAATCACAAAGTAAAAAGTCGATTATTTTTCAAACGGCTTCTTAACATTAAAAAGATGAACTTTTTTAGAAAGAAATTTGTAAATCACCGAAAGGGATTGTGAAAACGGAAGGAGTGTGGTAAGAGGAGCGTATTGGGTGGCGGGTCTAGTTCCCCACCCAATTCAGGGCGGGGATATAAGATTCACAGGCCGCAATGCCCTCCCCCAGAGGTTTAATCCATGAAAATTCACGACGAATGTAAAACAAAATTTGTATCCTTAATCGCCAAGTTTACAAATCTAAATTCTCCATTCAGCCAATCCCTATGGGAGGAAATCAAAACCAGGTATTCGGAATCACATCGCTCCTATCACAACCTAAATCACATCTACCAAATGTTAGGTGAATTTGAAAATATAAAAACGAAACTAAAAGATCCAGAAATGGTTCTCTTTGCACTCTACTATCATGATCTAATATATGATCCAAAATCAAAAACGAATGAAGAAGAAAGTGCAAAAATTGCAGAAACAAAACTTGAAGAATTAGGAATAACAAAGGAACGAATTGAAATTTGTTTACACCACATCCTCGCGACCAAATCACACAGATTAGATGAAAAATATCATTCTGATACAAAATATTTCTTGGATATGGATCTTTCCATTTTGGGAAGTGATGAAGAAGAATATTTAGAATACACAAAAAATATCAGAAAAGAATATTCTGCCTACTCAGATGAGGATTACAGGAAGGGGCGC is a window of Leptospira kanakyensis DNA encoding:
- a CDS encoding PmeII family type II restriction endonuclease, with translation MNQTLLNLVLDYVSNNIGTFHKKRIQSLDTLKLDKVLRRKNPYLFKAKYQLTSEQIIKSLIDAHISSAEEGIFGDWLEELAIYVNAQVYGGKKSGITGIDLEFDLDQIRYLVSIKSGPNWGNSSQIKKMESDFKTAAKTLRTSNSGLIVKAINGCCYGRDNKPDKGDYLKLCGQRFWEFISGEEELYSELIEPLGHTAKTNDDLYQEAYAKMINKFTIEFGKDFCKADGAIDWEKLVHFNSAK
- a CDS encoding HD domain-containing protein; protein product: MKIHDECKTKFVSLIAKFTNLNSPFSQSLWEEIKTRYSESHRSYHNLNHIYQMLGEFENIKTKLKDPEMVLFALYYHDLIYDPKSKTNEEESAKIAETKLEELGITKERIEICLHHILATKSHRLDEKYHSDTKYFLDMDLSILGSDEEEYLEYTKNIRKEYSAYSDEDYRKGRIQVLRHFTETVRLFQTDVFFDQYEMRSRHNLKSEIHSLQKGELI